From the Aphelocoma coerulescens isolate FSJ_1873_10779 chromosome 10, UR_Acoe_1.0, whole genome shotgun sequence genome, one window contains:
- the TLE3 gene encoding transducin-like enhancer protein 3 isoform X7: MYPQGRHPAPHQPGQPGFKFTVAESCDRIKDEFQFLQAQYHSLKVEYDKLANEKTEMQRHYVMYYEMSYGLNIEMHKQTEIAKRLNTILAQIMPFLSQEHQQQVAQAVERAKQVTMTELNAIIGQQQLQAQHLSHAAHGPPVQLPPHPSGLQPPGIPPVTGTSSGLLALGALGSQAHLAVKDEKNHHDLDHRERDSSANNSVSPSESLRASEKHRSSTDYSIDSKKRKAEEKDSMSRYDSDGDKSDDLVVDVSNEDPATPRVSPAHSPPENGLDKARGLKKGDAPNSPASVASSSSTPSSKTKDLGHNDKSSTPGLKSNTPTPRNDAPTPGTSSTPGLRPMPGKPSGMDPLASALRTPISIAGSYAAPFAMMGHHEMNGSLTSPGAYAGLHNLPPQMSAAAAAAAAYGRSPMVSFGAVGFDPHPAMRAPGLPSSLASIPGGKPAYSFHVSADGQMQPVPFPHDALAGPGIPRHARQINTLSHGEVVCAVTISNPTRHVYTGGKGCVKIWDISQPGSKSPISQLDCLNRDNYIRSCKLLPDGRTLIVGGEASTLTIWDLASPTPRIKAELTSSAPACYALAISPDAKVCFSCCSDGNIAVWDLHNQTLVRQFQGHTDGASCIDISHDGTKLWTGGLDNTVRSWDLREGRQLQQHDFTSQIFSLGYCPTGEWLAVGMESSNVEVLHHTKPDKYQLHLHESCVLSLKFAYCGKWFVSTGKDNLLNAWRTPYGASIFQSKESSSVLSCDISADDKYIVTGSGDKKATVYEVIY; encoded by the exons ATGTACCCCCAGGGCCGGCACCCG GCTCCGCACCAGCCGGGCCAGCCGGGCTTCAAATTCACGGTGGCCGAGTCCTGCGACCGGATCAAGGACGAGTTCCAGTTCCTGCAGGCCCAGTACCACAG cctcaAAGTGGAGTATGACAAGCTGGCGAACGAGAAGACCGAAATGCAGCGCCATTACGTTATG TACTATGAAATGTCGTACGGTTTGAATATTGAAATGCACAAACAG acAGAAATTGCTAAAAGACTGAACACAATTTTAGCCCAGATCATGCCTTTTCTGTCACAAGAG caCCAACAGCAGGTGGCCCAGGCTGTTGAACGTGCCAAGCAAGTGACAATGACGGAGTTGAATGCTATCATCGGG cagcagcagctccaggcccagCACCTCTCCCACGCCGCCCACGGGCCCCCGGTCCAGCTGCCGCCGCATCCCTCAGGGCTCCAGCCGCCCGGAATCCCGCCCGTCACCGGCACCAGCTCGGGGCTGCTGGCGCTCGgtgccctgggcagccaggcCCACCTGGCAGTCAAGGACGAGAAGAACCACCATGACCTGGACCACAGAG AGCGAGACTCAAGTGCA AATAATTCCGTGTCCCCCTCGGAGAGCCTGCGGGCCAGCGAGAAGCACCGGAGCTCCACAGATTACAGCATTGACTCCAAGAAGCGGAAAGCGGAGGAGAAGGACAGCATGAGCCGATAT GACAGCGATGGTGACAAGAGCGATGACCTGGTGGTCGATGTCTCCAATGAG GACCCCGCCACCCCCCGGGTGAGCCCGGCCCATTCCCCCCCGGAGAACGGCCTGGACAAAGCCCGCGGGCTGAAGAAGGGGGATGCTCCCAACAGCCCGGCCTCGGtggcctcctccagcagcactcCCTCCTCCAAGACCAAGGACCTGGGCCAC aaCGACAAATCCTCCACGCCTGGCCTCAAGTCCAACACTCCGACACCCAGGAACGACGctcccaccccgggcaccagcagcaccccggGGCTGCGGCCCATGCCCGGCAAACCCAGCGGCATGGATCCCCTGG CCTCGGCCCTGCGGACGCCCATCTCCATCGCGGGCTCCTACGCGGCGCCCTTTGCCATGATGGGGCACCACGAGATGAACGGGTCCCTGACGAGCCCCGGCGCCTACGCGGGGCTGCACAACCTCCCCCCGCAGatgagcgcggccgccgccgccgccgccgcctacGGCCGGTCACCAATGGTGAGCTTTGGAGCT GTCGGGTTTGACCCACACCCCGCCATGCGAGCCCCGGGCCTACCCTCCAGCCTGGCGTCCATCCCCGGAGGGAAACC GGCCTACTCGTTCCACGTGAGCGCGGACGGGCAGATGCAGCCGGTGCCGTTTCCCCACGACgcgctggcggggcccggcatCCCGCGGCACGCGCGGCAGATCAACACGCTGAGCCACGGCGAGGTGGTGTGCGCCGTCACCATCAGCAACCCCACCCGCCACGTCTACACCGGCGGCAAGGGCTGCGTCAAGATCTGGGACATCAGCCAGCCCGGCAGCAAGAGCCCCATCTCCCAGCTGGACTGCCTG AACAGGGATAACTACATCCGCTCCTGCAAGCTGCTGCCGGACGGCCGCACGCTGATCGTGGGGGGCGAGGCCAGCACTTTGACCATCTGGGACCTGGCGTCGCCCACGCCGCGCATCAAGGCCGAGCTGACGTCGTCGGCGCCCGCGTGCTACGCGCTGGCCATCAGCCCCGACGCCAAGGTGTGCTTCTCGTGCTGCAGCGACGGCAACATCGCCGTGTGGGACCTGCACAACCAGACCCTCGTCAG GCAATTCCAAGGCCACACGGATGGGGCCAGCTGCATAGACATCTCCCACGATGGTACCAAGTTGTGGACGGGGGGCCTGGACAACACGGTGCGTTCCTGGGACCTGCGGGAAGggcggcagctgcagcagcacgaCTTCACCTCCCAG ATCTTTTCCCTGGGATACTGCCCGACGGGTGAGTGGCTGGCGGTGGGCATGGAGAGCAGCAACGTGGAGGTGCTGCACCACACCAAGCCCGACAAGTACCAGCTGCACCTGCACGAGAGCTGCGTCCTCTCCCTCAAATTCGCCTACTGCG GGAAGTGGTTTGTGAGCACGGGGAAGGACAACCTGCTCAACGCCTGGAGGACGCCCTACGGAGCGAGCATCTTCCAG tcCAAGGAATCCTCGTCCGTGCTGAGCTGTGACATCTCCGCGGATGACAAGTACATCGTCACGGGCTCTGGGGACAAGAAGGCCACAGTCTACGAGGTCATCTACTGA
- the TLE3 gene encoding transducin-like enhancer protein 3 isoform X2 has translation MYPQGRHPAPHQPGQPGFKFTVAESCDRIKDEFQFLQAQYHSLKVEYDKLANEKTEMQRHYVMYYEMSYGLNIEMHKQTEIAKRLNTILAQIMPFLSQEHQQQVAQAVERAKQVTMTELNAIIGVRGLPNLPLTQQLQAQHLSHAAHGPPVQLPPHPSGLQPPGIPPVTGTSSGLLALGALGSQAHLAVKDEKNHHDLDHRERDSSANNSVSPSESLRASEKHRSSTDYSIDSKKRKAEEKDSMSRYDSDGDKSDDLVVDVSNEDPATPRVSPAHSPPENGLDKARGLKKGDAPNSPASVASSSSTPSSKTKDLGHVCPFCGVTGAGTLDPGSLSSSHIFHPFSPQNDKSSTPGLKSNTPTPRNDAPTPGTSSTPGLRPMPGKPSGMDPLASALRTPISIAGSYAAPFAMMGHHEMNGSLTSPGAYAGLHNLPPQMSAAAAAAAAYGRSPMVGFDPHPAMRAPGLPSSLASIPGGKPAYSFHVSADGQMQPVPFPHDALAGPGIPRHARQINTLSHGEVVCAVTISNPTRHVYTGGKGCVKIWDISQPGSKSPISQLDCLNRDNYIRSCKLLPDGRTLIVGGEASTLTIWDLASPTPRIKAELTSSAPACYALAISPDAKVCFSCCSDGNIAVWDLHNQTLVRQFQGHTDGASCIDISHDGTKLWTGGLDNTVRSWDLREGRQLQQHDFTSQIFSLGYCPTGEWLAVGMESSNVEVLHHTKPDKYQLHLHESCVLSLKFAYCGKWFVSTGKDNLLNAWRTPYGASIFQSKESSSVLSCDISADDKYIVTGSGDKKATVYEVIY, from the exons ATGTACCCCCAGGGCCGGCACCCG GCTCCGCACCAGCCGGGCCAGCCGGGCTTCAAATTCACGGTGGCCGAGTCCTGCGACCGGATCAAGGACGAGTTCCAGTTCCTGCAGGCCCAGTACCACAG cctcaAAGTGGAGTATGACAAGCTGGCGAACGAGAAGACCGAAATGCAGCGCCATTACGTTATG TACTATGAAATGTCGTACGGTTTGAATATTGAAATGCACAAACAG acAGAAATTGCTAAAAGACTGAACACAATTTTAGCCCAGATCATGCCTTTTCTGTCACAAGAG caCCAACAGCAGGTGGCCCAGGCTGTTGAACGTGCCAAGCAAGTGACAATGACGGAGTTGAATGCTATCATCGGGGTACGTGGACTTCCCAATCTGCCTCTCACC cagcagctccaggcccagCACCTCTCCCACGCCGCCCACGGGCCCCCGGTCCAGCTGCCGCCGCATCCCTCAGGGCTCCAGCCGCCCGGAATCCCGCCCGTCACCGGCACCAGCTCGGGGCTGCTGGCGCTCGgtgccctgggcagccaggcCCACCTGGCAGTCAAGGACGAGAAGAACCACCATGACCTGGACCACAGAG AGCGAGACTCAAGTGCA AATAATTCCGTGTCCCCCTCGGAGAGCCTGCGGGCCAGCGAGAAGCACCGGAGCTCCACAGATTACAGCATTGACTCCAAGAAGCGGAAAGCGGAGGAGAAGGACAGCATGAGCCGATAT GACAGCGATGGTGACAAGAGCGATGACCTGGTGGTCGATGTCTCCAATGAG GACCCCGCCACCCCCCGGGTGAGCCCGGCCCATTCCCCCCCGGAGAACGGCCTGGACAAAGCCCGCGGGCTGAAGAAGGGGGATGCTCCCAACAGCCCGGCCTCGGtggcctcctccagcagcactcCCTCCTCCAAGACCAAGGACCTGGGCCACGTATGTCCCTTCTGCGGGGTCACCGGGGCAGGGACTCTGGATCCTGGCAGTTTGAGCTCATCCCATATTTTCCAtcccttctctccccagaaCGACAAATCCTCCACGCCTGGCCTCAAGTCCAACACTCCGACACCCAGGAACGACGctcccaccccgggcaccagcagcaccccggGGCTGCGGCCCATGCCCGGCAAACCCAGCGGCATGGATCCCCTGG CCTCGGCCCTGCGGACGCCCATCTCCATCGCGGGCTCCTACGCGGCGCCCTTTGCCATGATGGGGCACCACGAGATGAACGGGTCCCTGACGAGCCCCGGCGCCTACGCGGGGCTGCACAACCTCCCCCCGCAGatgagcgcggccgccgccgccgccgccgcctacGGCCGGTCACCAATG GTCGGGTTTGACCCACACCCCGCCATGCGAGCCCCGGGCCTACCCTCCAGCCTGGCGTCCATCCCCGGAGGGAAACC GGCCTACTCGTTCCACGTGAGCGCGGACGGGCAGATGCAGCCGGTGCCGTTTCCCCACGACgcgctggcggggcccggcatCCCGCGGCACGCGCGGCAGATCAACACGCTGAGCCACGGCGAGGTGGTGTGCGCCGTCACCATCAGCAACCCCACCCGCCACGTCTACACCGGCGGCAAGGGCTGCGTCAAGATCTGGGACATCAGCCAGCCCGGCAGCAAGAGCCCCATCTCCCAGCTGGACTGCCTG AACAGGGATAACTACATCCGCTCCTGCAAGCTGCTGCCGGACGGCCGCACGCTGATCGTGGGGGGCGAGGCCAGCACTTTGACCATCTGGGACCTGGCGTCGCCCACGCCGCGCATCAAGGCCGAGCTGACGTCGTCGGCGCCCGCGTGCTACGCGCTGGCCATCAGCCCCGACGCCAAGGTGTGCTTCTCGTGCTGCAGCGACGGCAACATCGCCGTGTGGGACCTGCACAACCAGACCCTCGTCAG GCAATTCCAAGGCCACACGGATGGGGCCAGCTGCATAGACATCTCCCACGATGGTACCAAGTTGTGGACGGGGGGCCTGGACAACACGGTGCGTTCCTGGGACCTGCGGGAAGggcggcagctgcagcagcacgaCTTCACCTCCCAG ATCTTTTCCCTGGGATACTGCCCGACGGGTGAGTGGCTGGCGGTGGGCATGGAGAGCAGCAACGTGGAGGTGCTGCACCACACCAAGCCCGACAAGTACCAGCTGCACCTGCACGAGAGCTGCGTCCTCTCCCTCAAATTCGCCTACTGCG GGAAGTGGTTTGTGAGCACGGGGAAGGACAACCTGCTCAACGCCTGGAGGACGCCCTACGGAGCGAGCATCTTCCAG tcCAAGGAATCCTCGTCCGTGCTGAGCTGTGACATCTCCGCGGATGACAAGTACATCGTCACGGGCTCTGGGGACAAGAAGGCCACAGTCTACGAGGTCATCTACTGA
- the TLE3 gene encoding transducin-like enhancer protein 3 isoform X8: MYPQGRHPAPHQPGQPGFKFTVAESCDRIKDEFQFLQAQYHSLKVEYDKLANEKTEMQRHYVMYYEMSYGLNIEMHKQTEIAKRLNTILAQIMPFLSQEHQQQVAQAVERAKQVTMTELNAIIGQQLQAQHLSHAAHGPPVQLPPHPSGLQPPGIPPVTGTSSGLLALGALGSQAHLAVKDEKNHHDLDHRERDSSANNSVSPSESLRASEKHRSSTDYSIDSKKRKAEEKDSMSRYDSDGDKSDDLVVDVSNEDPATPRVSPAHSPPENGLDKARGLKKGDAPNSPASVASSSSTPSSKTKDLGHNDKSSTPGLKSNTPTPRNDAPTPGTSSTPGLRPMPGKPSGMDPLASALRTPISIAGSYAAPFAMMGHHEMNGSLTSPGAYAGLHNLPPQMSAAAAAAAAYGRSPMVSFGAVGFDPHPAMRAPGLPSSLASIPGGKPAYSFHVSADGQMQPVPFPHDALAGPGIPRHARQINTLSHGEVVCAVTISNPTRHVYTGGKGCVKIWDISQPGSKSPISQLDCLNRDNYIRSCKLLPDGRTLIVGGEASTLTIWDLASPTPRIKAELTSSAPACYALAISPDAKVCFSCCSDGNIAVWDLHNQTLVRQFQGHTDGASCIDISHDGTKLWTGGLDNTVRSWDLREGRQLQQHDFTSQIFSLGYCPTGEWLAVGMESSNVEVLHHTKPDKYQLHLHESCVLSLKFAYCGKWFVSTGKDNLLNAWRTPYGASIFQSKESSSVLSCDISADDKYIVTGSGDKKATVYEVIY; this comes from the exons ATGTACCCCCAGGGCCGGCACCCG GCTCCGCACCAGCCGGGCCAGCCGGGCTTCAAATTCACGGTGGCCGAGTCCTGCGACCGGATCAAGGACGAGTTCCAGTTCCTGCAGGCCCAGTACCACAG cctcaAAGTGGAGTATGACAAGCTGGCGAACGAGAAGACCGAAATGCAGCGCCATTACGTTATG TACTATGAAATGTCGTACGGTTTGAATATTGAAATGCACAAACAG acAGAAATTGCTAAAAGACTGAACACAATTTTAGCCCAGATCATGCCTTTTCTGTCACAAGAG caCCAACAGCAGGTGGCCCAGGCTGTTGAACGTGCCAAGCAAGTGACAATGACGGAGTTGAATGCTATCATCGGG cagcagctccaggcccagCACCTCTCCCACGCCGCCCACGGGCCCCCGGTCCAGCTGCCGCCGCATCCCTCAGGGCTCCAGCCGCCCGGAATCCCGCCCGTCACCGGCACCAGCTCGGGGCTGCTGGCGCTCGgtgccctgggcagccaggcCCACCTGGCAGTCAAGGACGAGAAGAACCACCATGACCTGGACCACAGAG AGCGAGACTCAAGTGCA AATAATTCCGTGTCCCCCTCGGAGAGCCTGCGGGCCAGCGAGAAGCACCGGAGCTCCACAGATTACAGCATTGACTCCAAGAAGCGGAAAGCGGAGGAGAAGGACAGCATGAGCCGATAT GACAGCGATGGTGACAAGAGCGATGACCTGGTGGTCGATGTCTCCAATGAG GACCCCGCCACCCCCCGGGTGAGCCCGGCCCATTCCCCCCCGGAGAACGGCCTGGACAAAGCCCGCGGGCTGAAGAAGGGGGATGCTCCCAACAGCCCGGCCTCGGtggcctcctccagcagcactcCCTCCTCCAAGACCAAGGACCTGGGCCAC aaCGACAAATCCTCCACGCCTGGCCTCAAGTCCAACACTCCGACACCCAGGAACGACGctcccaccccgggcaccagcagcaccccggGGCTGCGGCCCATGCCCGGCAAACCCAGCGGCATGGATCCCCTGG CCTCGGCCCTGCGGACGCCCATCTCCATCGCGGGCTCCTACGCGGCGCCCTTTGCCATGATGGGGCACCACGAGATGAACGGGTCCCTGACGAGCCCCGGCGCCTACGCGGGGCTGCACAACCTCCCCCCGCAGatgagcgcggccgccgccgccgccgccgcctacGGCCGGTCACCAATGGTGAGCTTTGGAGCT GTCGGGTTTGACCCACACCCCGCCATGCGAGCCCCGGGCCTACCCTCCAGCCTGGCGTCCATCCCCGGAGGGAAACC GGCCTACTCGTTCCACGTGAGCGCGGACGGGCAGATGCAGCCGGTGCCGTTTCCCCACGACgcgctggcggggcccggcatCCCGCGGCACGCGCGGCAGATCAACACGCTGAGCCACGGCGAGGTGGTGTGCGCCGTCACCATCAGCAACCCCACCCGCCACGTCTACACCGGCGGCAAGGGCTGCGTCAAGATCTGGGACATCAGCCAGCCCGGCAGCAAGAGCCCCATCTCCCAGCTGGACTGCCTG AACAGGGATAACTACATCCGCTCCTGCAAGCTGCTGCCGGACGGCCGCACGCTGATCGTGGGGGGCGAGGCCAGCACTTTGACCATCTGGGACCTGGCGTCGCCCACGCCGCGCATCAAGGCCGAGCTGACGTCGTCGGCGCCCGCGTGCTACGCGCTGGCCATCAGCCCCGACGCCAAGGTGTGCTTCTCGTGCTGCAGCGACGGCAACATCGCCGTGTGGGACCTGCACAACCAGACCCTCGTCAG GCAATTCCAAGGCCACACGGATGGGGCCAGCTGCATAGACATCTCCCACGATGGTACCAAGTTGTGGACGGGGGGCCTGGACAACACGGTGCGTTCCTGGGACCTGCGGGAAGggcggcagctgcagcagcacgaCTTCACCTCCCAG ATCTTTTCCCTGGGATACTGCCCGACGGGTGAGTGGCTGGCGGTGGGCATGGAGAGCAGCAACGTGGAGGTGCTGCACCACACCAAGCCCGACAAGTACCAGCTGCACCTGCACGAGAGCTGCGTCCTCTCCCTCAAATTCGCCTACTGCG GGAAGTGGTTTGTGAGCACGGGGAAGGACAACCTGCTCAACGCCTGGAGGACGCCCTACGGAGCGAGCATCTTCCAG tcCAAGGAATCCTCGTCCGTGCTGAGCTGTGACATCTCCGCGGATGACAAGTACATCGTCACGGGCTCTGGGGACAAGAAGGCCACAGTCTACGAGGTCATCTACTGA
- the TLE3 gene encoding transducin-like enhancer protein 3 isoform X9 yields the protein MYPQGRHPAPHQPGQPGFKFTVAESCDRIKDEFQFLQAQYHSLKVEYDKLANEKTEMQRHYVMYYEMSYGLNIEMHKQTEIAKRLNTILAQIMPFLSQEHQQQVAQAVERAKQVTMTELNAIIGQQQLQAQHLSHAAHGPPVQLPPHPSGLQPPGIPPVTGTSSGLLALGALGSQAHLAVKDEKNHHDLDHRERDSSANNSVSPSESLRASEKHRSSTDYSIDSKKRKAEEKDSMSRYDSDGDKSDDLVVDVSNEDPATPRVSPAHSPPENGLDKARGLKKGDAPNSPASVASSSSTPSSKTKDLGHNDKSSTPGLKSNTPTPRNDAPTPGTSSTPGLRPMPGKPSGMDPLASALRTPISIAGSYAAPFAMMGHHEMNGSLTSPGAYAGLHNLPPQMSAAAAAAAAYGRSPMVGFDPHPAMRAPGLPSSLASIPGGKPAYSFHVSADGQMQPVPFPHDALAGPGIPRHARQINTLSHGEVVCAVTISNPTRHVYTGGKGCVKIWDISQPGSKSPISQLDCLNRDNYIRSCKLLPDGRTLIVGGEASTLTIWDLASPTPRIKAELTSSAPACYALAISPDAKVCFSCCSDGNIAVWDLHNQTLVRQFQGHTDGASCIDISHDGTKLWTGGLDNTVRSWDLREGRQLQQHDFTSQIFSLGYCPTGEWLAVGMESSNVEVLHHTKPDKYQLHLHESCVLSLKFAYCGKWFVSTGKDNLLNAWRTPYGASIFQSKESSSVLSCDISADDKYIVTGSGDKKATVYEVIY from the exons ATGTACCCCCAGGGCCGGCACCCG GCTCCGCACCAGCCGGGCCAGCCGGGCTTCAAATTCACGGTGGCCGAGTCCTGCGACCGGATCAAGGACGAGTTCCAGTTCCTGCAGGCCCAGTACCACAG cctcaAAGTGGAGTATGACAAGCTGGCGAACGAGAAGACCGAAATGCAGCGCCATTACGTTATG TACTATGAAATGTCGTACGGTTTGAATATTGAAATGCACAAACAG acAGAAATTGCTAAAAGACTGAACACAATTTTAGCCCAGATCATGCCTTTTCTGTCACAAGAG caCCAACAGCAGGTGGCCCAGGCTGTTGAACGTGCCAAGCAAGTGACAATGACGGAGTTGAATGCTATCATCGGG cagcagcagctccaggcccagCACCTCTCCCACGCCGCCCACGGGCCCCCGGTCCAGCTGCCGCCGCATCCCTCAGGGCTCCAGCCGCCCGGAATCCCGCCCGTCACCGGCACCAGCTCGGGGCTGCTGGCGCTCGgtgccctgggcagccaggcCCACCTGGCAGTCAAGGACGAGAAGAACCACCATGACCTGGACCACAGAG AGCGAGACTCAAGTGCA AATAATTCCGTGTCCCCCTCGGAGAGCCTGCGGGCCAGCGAGAAGCACCGGAGCTCCACAGATTACAGCATTGACTCCAAGAAGCGGAAAGCGGAGGAGAAGGACAGCATGAGCCGATAT GACAGCGATGGTGACAAGAGCGATGACCTGGTGGTCGATGTCTCCAATGAG GACCCCGCCACCCCCCGGGTGAGCCCGGCCCATTCCCCCCCGGAGAACGGCCTGGACAAAGCCCGCGGGCTGAAGAAGGGGGATGCTCCCAACAGCCCGGCCTCGGtggcctcctccagcagcactcCCTCCTCCAAGACCAAGGACCTGGGCCAC aaCGACAAATCCTCCACGCCTGGCCTCAAGTCCAACACTCCGACACCCAGGAACGACGctcccaccccgggcaccagcagcaccccggGGCTGCGGCCCATGCCCGGCAAACCCAGCGGCATGGATCCCCTGG CCTCGGCCCTGCGGACGCCCATCTCCATCGCGGGCTCCTACGCGGCGCCCTTTGCCATGATGGGGCACCACGAGATGAACGGGTCCCTGACGAGCCCCGGCGCCTACGCGGGGCTGCACAACCTCCCCCCGCAGatgagcgcggccgccgccgccgccgccgcctacGGCCGGTCACCAATG GTCGGGTTTGACCCACACCCCGCCATGCGAGCCCCGGGCCTACCCTCCAGCCTGGCGTCCATCCCCGGAGGGAAACC GGCCTACTCGTTCCACGTGAGCGCGGACGGGCAGATGCAGCCGGTGCCGTTTCCCCACGACgcgctggcggggcccggcatCCCGCGGCACGCGCGGCAGATCAACACGCTGAGCCACGGCGAGGTGGTGTGCGCCGTCACCATCAGCAACCCCACCCGCCACGTCTACACCGGCGGCAAGGGCTGCGTCAAGATCTGGGACATCAGCCAGCCCGGCAGCAAGAGCCCCATCTCCCAGCTGGACTGCCTG AACAGGGATAACTACATCCGCTCCTGCAAGCTGCTGCCGGACGGCCGCACGCTGATCGTGGGGGGCGAGGCCAGCACTTTGACCATCTGGGACCTGGCGTCGCCCACGCCGCGCATCAAGGCCGAGCTGACGTCGTCGGCGCCCGCGTGCTACGCGCTGGCCATCAGCCCCGACGCCAAGGTGTGCTTCTCGTGCTGCAGCGACGGCAACATCGCCGTGTGGGACCTGCACAACCAGACCCTCGTCAG GCAATTCCAAGGCCACACGGATGGGGCCAGCTGCATAGACATCTCCCACGATGGTACCAAGTTGTGGACGGGGGGCCTGGACAACACGGTGCGTTCCTGGGACCTGCGGGAAGggcggcagctgcagcagcacgaCTTCACCTCCCAG ATCTTTTCCCTGGGATACTGCCCGACGGGTGAGTGGCTGGCGGTGGGCATGGAGAGCAGCAACGTGGAGGTGCTGCACCACACCAAGCCCGACAAGTACCAGCTGCACCTGCACGAGAGCTGCGTCCTCTCCCTCAAATTCGCCTACTGCG GGAAGTGGTTTGTGAGCACGGGGAAGGACAACCTGCTCAACGCCTGGAGGACGCCCTACGGAGCGAGCATCTTCCAG tcCAAGGAATCCTCGTCCGTGCTGAGCTGTGACATCTCCGCGGATGACAAGTACATCGTCACGGGCTCTGGGGACAAGAAGGCCACAGTCTACGAGGTCATCTACTGA